A segment of the Haemorhous mexicanus isolate bHaeMex1 chromosome 3, bHaeMex1.pri, whole genome shotgun sequence genome:
GTGAATAAAAATACCTCTTGCCAACAGATGAGTGTCACATCAGCCACGACCTGTGCCTTACCACCAGTGCTTGGGCCTGAGCAAGAGGAGCAAGAGAGCTCAGAGACACATATGTCTGTTCTGTGGTATGCAGGGCAGCTGGCAATTACTTACTATGACACAGAAGATTGCTCAGTCTACTTCATGCCTGACATACCTGATAACGAAGACCTCAAGCTACTGCAAAAAGTGATTGGGGAACTTAACCCTCAATGCATAGTGACCAGTGCAAAACAGGACCAGAATATTGCCAAATTCCTAACCAACCTAACAGCTACAGCTGGTGATAAAGACATAGGAAAACCAGAAATTGTTCTGTTTCCCAACATAGATTTTGGTCTAGAAGTCAGCAAGCAACGGATCCTGTCTAGGCAATTTCCATTTATCCCATCTCATATGACTGCCACGGAGAAAATTCTCTATTTGTCCTCAATCATCCCTTTTGAGAGTCCACTCATGATACGAGCCTTAGGGGGCCTCCTTAAATTTCTAGACAGAAGAAGGGTTGGAGTTGAACTCGAAGACAGCAGTATAGCAGTTCCTATTTTGGCCTTTAAAAAATTTGTGCTGTCAGATACTGTGAATATGGACCAAGACACTTACTGTGTCCTTCAGATATTTAAAAGTGATATCCATCCTTCTGTGTACAAGCTATCCAGTGGACTAAAAGAAGGATTTAGCTTATTTGGAATTTTAAACCGTTGCAGATGcaaatggggagaaaaactgCTGAGGTTGTGGCTCACACGACCTACCCGGAACCTGACAGAGCTGAACAAACGGCTGGATGTTATCAACTTCTTCCTGCTAGCTCAGAACCATGAAACAGTCCTCACTCTTCAAAACTGCCTcaagaatattaaaaatgtgcCTCTTATTTTAAAGAGAATGACCCTTTCCAACACAAAAGTTAGTGACTGGCAAGCACTGTATAAGACAGCGTACAATGCAGTGTGCCTTAGAGACACGTGCCGTTCTCTGCCCAGCACTATTGAACTTTTTCAGACTATTTCACGTGTCTTCACTGATGATCTGCACTACATTGCTAACCTGATCAGCAAAGTGGTAGACTTTGAAGGCAGCCTCTCAGAGAACCGCTTCACTGTTAGACCCAATGTAGATGCCACAATTGATGAGAAGAAACGAAAGCTGATGGGACTGTCAGACTTCCTTACAGAAGTGGCACGAAAAGAACTGGAGACTTTGGACAATCATATTCCCTCCTGTTCTGTAATCTACATTCCTTTGATTGGGTTTCTTCTCTCCATTCCACGCTTACCAAATATGGTGGATAAGACTGACTTTGAAATTGAAGGCTTGGACTTCATGTTCTTGTCGGAGGATAAACTGCACTACAGAAGTGCCCGGACCAAGGAGCTAGACAGCCTGCTAGGTGACTTGCACTGTGACATCAGAGACCAGGAAACACTCatcatgcaccagctgcagacAAGGATCTTGGAGAAGTCTGAAGTACTTAACAGCGTGATTGAGTACACTGCGCACCTGGATGTGCTGCTAGCCTTGGCAGCGACGGCCCGGGAGAATGCCTATTGCCGACCGCGCTTTACTCACCGCCACGGCTTCCACATCAAGGACGGAAGACATCCACTCATGGAACTATGTGCAAAGACTTTTGTGGCCAATCCTGTGGACAGCGGCGAGGCTACCAGACGAATAAAGATCATCACAGGGCCCAACTCTTCTGGAAAGAGTGTTTACTTAAAGCAAGTAGGTCTTATAGTGTTCATGGCTCTAATTGGCAGTTACgtccctgcagcagaggcagagattGGAGTAATTGATGGGATTTACACAAGAATCCACAGTAGGGAATCAGTTTCTGTAGGGCTCTCCACGTTCATGATTGATCTTAACCAGGTTGCCAAGGCTGTAAACAATGCCACAGAGAGGTCCCTGGTACTTATTGATGAGTTTGGTAAAGGCACCAACACACTGGATGGCCTGTCCCTTCTGGCTGCTGTCCTGAGGTACTGGATCAGACAAGGAACACAGTGTCCACAGGTCTTTGTCTCCACTAATTTTCACAGTTTAATGCAGCTAGAGCTCCTGCCTGACACACCTCTTGTGGAATACCTGACCATGGAGACCCATCAGGATGGAGAGGAGTTGATATTTTTCTACCAGATCAAACAGGGCATGTCCACCATTAGTCATGCCGCCAATATTGCTGCATTAGCAGGAATGCCAGCCAAAATTATTGAAAGAGGAGTGGAAGTATCAGAACTGATTCGCAACGGAAAACCTATCAAACGTCTTGATCATCCTTCAAAATGTGATAAGATGGAAAAATGCAAGTCTGTTGTGGAAAAGTTTCTTTGCATAGACCTTGACGATCCCCAAGTGGACTTGGAAGAGTTCATGTCTAAAGAGGTTTTGCCTTCTGCAGCCTCAGTCCTGTAGCAAGGGTATGTGTAAATACATAGACTGCATCAGATCTACCATGGAGAGTCTGGTACTTTAAAGAATGATCACCATGACATGACACCTCACAGGACATTTAGCTTGTAACAAACTGTCTGTAGTTACatccttccttcttcttgttTAAACCAAGTACTTGCATATCCCTGCAATCATATGGTGCATCATATGAGTGTATTAAGAGGAAGAATTTTAAGAACCTCTTCCAGCTGTTGGGTCACTCAGTTTGTGCATTTTCTGTCCCTGTTGCTGGAAacttagaataaaaaatatactGCAGAAAAATCACAACGCATTTCTACTGGTCTTAGAAGACTATTAAAGGAACGTGTTTATTGTTTCATATTCTCCCAAAGTGATGGTTTCAGCCATTTTAGGATCAGCATAAAAGATTCCAAATAAACATGTGGCTCAGACTCTTGTAGCAACAATTAACAGTTGTCCCAATACAAACCACTGACATAGAGGCTAGCGTAAGTGGCAGTGCAGAGGGATTTAATGGCTCAGTGGCTTTTCTTATACCGGATTTTCTGTCCAAATGCCAGAGATCCCAGGAGTTATAAAAAGGACTAATAAATAGAAAGAAGGACCTTAGTTTTACTGAGAACTGTTCTCTACTTTAAGGTTCTGTATGATACAGTTGTATCACGCATACTATGTGTCTATGCCACATGGgtataaaggaaaaattacaaatCTAGGAATTTAAGAgaaatttacattttctattctattttcAGTTACTAACATTTGAGGATTAATACCACAAAGGGAGGATTCACCTTCACTTCTCTTGTCATGTAGAGGATCTTTACTGAACACAGTATTTTATGTATGCATATGCAAGAAAAATTCATTAACAAAGTAATGATGCAAGAGCCATATCTAAACACTATCAAAGCAATAACCTTTCCTTCAGCCAGGCAAGTGCCTGAAATTCCTCATGTAAATAAGACAGAGGAGACATTAGATAGCTTACTGTATCTTATACTGTATACTTATCTGGTATATCTGGCTGAAGATAGCAAAAAGATGAATATCAGCACTCAAAAAGATTTGAAATTAGAGACACTGCTTTGGGCTTGATTCAGTGTGGAATTTCCTCCTTGATGATAAAGGAAACTATTACCAAATAAGTACCTTATGGTATTTCAGTATGAAACTGGAAAGTGACAGAAGTTTAACATactttacattaaaaaatacaataataaatTACGGAATTGTGCATTTAATGCTATTTCCAGTGCAATCATAATACTTGCTGTCTGCATAATATCTGGTATCGTGATGTCACCATTGAAGTGAATGGCAACAGTGAATCAGGCCTTGAACAATACTCAGAAGAGTTGCAAATACAAATATCTTTCTCAATAATATATTCTCTTTTACTAGCTATACATGCAGCATCTTTAAGATACACTATAGAAAAGAATATAATATACAAAATATTCATTATTTAgaattttggcattttttgttgTCAACCAGTGTCTAGGCTAGGGATATACTCTGCACTAATTAAGCAGATGCCATCAGAGCAATTTAGCTGTCAGTCATCTTCTACTTATGAAATTCATTTCACAGCATTTGCCATTCTGGCAGTACTAGGAATCAAAGCATCTTCAAACATCATACAGCATTTATGAAGTGCCTCACAACACACCCTGAAATAAATAGGAATCTGGACAAATGGAAAACACAGGGCTTGTGACTGACTGTGGCAACTTAGGAGGTGAATGAGGGAAGCAGGAACAGAAACATTATCTTCAAATGCAAAATTCCAGATGCTTCTTATATTGTGCTTCATTAGGTTCTTTGCATAGAAGATAATGATACTAACCCAGGATTCTTCTCATTCAAATAATACTGGAAatagctgaacatgagccagtaAATTATATCCCTTTGTCTCCTTCCACAAGGACATCTAGGAGCACACTATACTTCCTGTTTTTGGGGAAGTGTTCAGTGGCACATCTAATCTGAGAAATGTCCATAAGCATGAAGAATGAGTTGGTCCCACTTCTCAGTAGGTAAATAAGTCCTTGAATTTGAGAAGCTGAAGGGGGTACAGTAAACCAAATAGCTCTTTTCTAATCCACTTTATTTCACACTTCCATCCTTTATTAATATCTGTTTCCAAGTTTTTTAAAGTTACCATTGTTAGCTTAATGATGTGCCTTCAAAGTGAAAACTTGATTTCTTGAGATCTTTACTAGTTCTGAATTCTCAAACTCTTTCCTttgtaaatataatttttaactttggaaaatttaaaatctctACAGaatatatacatttaaaaatgacTACAGTTATATTAAGGTTTgaaaaccagcttttttttcccccaaaatataACTTTGGTGAAATTTAGATGTCATTGAGAGGAGGGTGACTTAATAGAATATTGTTTCAAATAACGAagcttaaatttaaaaagtaaattaatatAGTTATATAAAGCTATGGCTGAGAACTATAGTCAACCACTTCAGTACCATTTGCTCTTTTATAAGCTTGCTCATGTAACCTTCATCCACTTcccttttcttgcttttcataTTGTAGTAAGATCTGAAAATGCAATTAGACATTGTATCAAAATGTACTGCCAAATAATTATTCCTTTTATGAtagatatttttgtttaatgtttTCTGTAAATGCATGAAACTATCTAACTGCAGGAacacaatgaaagaaaaaattatgctAAAGACTGATGTTTATGCCTCACACTGAATTGACAGAGAAAAATGTACAGATTTTTAATACATAGTATCTTTCTATGCAGTAGATCATATGCATTATCCAGCATTATAGAGGGCTCAGGAAGATGATTTGGAATGACATTGACCTGGTTCTGTCAGCAGCAGTGAATATCAGAACACAGAAGAGATGTATCGTGGCTAATATTTCATGGAAGGTAGATAAATGTAAATGAAACAACCAGCCAGccaaaaaaaccagcaaaaatacAGAATAGCAAAAATCCGACTCTGATTGTCTCAGATGTTTTAACCAGTTAGATCACTGAACAGCTAATATTCTAGAAGATCTGTGGTGTTTTAAAATTGGCATTTTAAAAGCCCAACTGTCATTTCAAGCAAAAGCTTCTGTGagttaaaaaatttaatatctATCATATACCACCTGCATGCTGTGGCTAAgtctttctttctattttagAGCAAGTACACATACATCAAGAAAATTTGAGGGTATCTCAAATCTCACTACCCTCTTTCTACTGATTTCAAAATATTACTTAATTAAAACATGCACCTTCAGCATTTTTAGAGACATTTCTAATTAAACTTTAAAGTTTAATTATTAACTTTAACCCACTATTAAGGAAAAATCAACT
Coding sequences within it:
- the MSH5 gene encoding mutS protein homolog 5; translated protein: MSVTSATTCALPPVLGPEQEEQESSETHMSVLWYAGQLAITYYDTEDCSVYFMPDIPDNEDLKLLQKVIGELNPQCIVTSAKQDQNIAKFLTNLTATAGDKDIGKPEIVLFPNIDFGLEVSKQRILSRQFPFIPSHMTATEKILYLSSIIPFESPLMIRALGGLLKFLDRRRVGVELEDSSIAVPILAFKKFVLSDTVNMDQDTYCVLQIFKSDIHPSVYKLSSGLKEGFSLFGILNRCRCKWGEKLLRLWLTRPTRNLTELNKRLDVINFFLLAQNHETVLTLQNCLKNIKNVPLILKRMTLSNTKVSDWQALYKTAYNAVCLRDTCRSLPSTIELFQTISRVFTDDLHYIANLISKVVDFEGSLSENRFTVRPNVDATIDEKKRKLMGLSDFLTEVARKELETLDNHIPSCSVIYIPLIGFLLSIPRLPNMVDKTDFEIEGLDFMFLSEDKLHYRSARTKELDSLLGDLHCDIRDQETLIMHQLQTRILEKSEVLNSVIEYTAHLDVLLALAATARENAYCRPRFTHRHGFHIKDGRHPLMELCAKTFVANPVDSGEATRRIKIITGPNSSGKSVYLKQVGLIVFMALIGSYVPAAEAEIGVIDGIYTRIHSRESVSVGLSTFMIDLNQVAKAVNNATERSLVLIDEFGKGTNTLDGLSLLAAVLRYWIRQGTQCPQVFVSTNFHSLMQLELLPDTPLVEYLTMETHQDGEELIFFYQIKQGMSTISHAANIAALAGMPAKIIERGVEVSELIRNGKPIKRLDHPSKCDKMEKCKSVVEKFLCIDLDDPQVDLEEFMSKEVLPSAASVL